A stretch of the Drosophila sulfurigaster albostrigata strain 15112-1811.04 chromosome 2L, ASM2355843v2, whole genome shotgun sequence genome encodes the following:
- the LOC133835934 gene encoding transient receptor potential-gamma protein isoform X2, giving the protein MNPLQRHSIHGMMEEENTIRPHQEIRQLTLEEKKFLLAVERGDMAGTRRMLQWAQDTDNINVNCVDPLGRTALLMAIDNENLEMVELLINYNVDTKDALLHSISEEFVEAVEVLLDHENVTFQTEGNHSWESASEETSTFTPDITPLILAAHRDNYEIIKILLDRGAVLPMPHDVRCGCDECVQSRQEDSLRHSRSRINAYRALASPSLIALSSKDPILTAFELSWELRRLSFLEHEFKNEYQELRKQCQDFATALLDHTRTSHELEILLNHDPTGPVYEHGERMHLNRLKLAIKLRQKKFVAHSNVQQLLASIWYEGLPGFRRKNMALQAVDIIRIGILFPIFSLAYILAPYSSIGQTMRKPFIKFICHSASYFTFLFLLMLASQRIESFIGSWFWSDTSTLNQLNNPTDELQLPTKRGAKPTFIEWLILAWVSGLIWSEVKQLWDVGLQEYLNDMWNVIDFVTNSLYVATVALRVVSFFQVTNSDKGHSTSAVLKCLFCKQVQKEMIFNSQATDLPRERWDTWDPMLISEGLFSAANIFSSLKLVYIFSVNPHLGPLQVSLSRMVMDIMKFFFLYVLVLFAFGSGLNQLLWYYADLEKKRCPEVSPSLLLHMNGTNDPNACIVWRRFSNLFETTQTLFWAVFGLIDLDSFELDGIKIFTRFWGMLMFGTYSVINIVVLLNLLIAMMNHSYQLISERADVEWKFARSKLWISYFEEGGTCPPPFNIIPTPKSIWYAIKWMRRVFCSGSSAARREHLKTIRRKAQQASDRDFKYQQIMRNLVRRYVTVEQRKAESQGVTEDDVNEIKQDISAFRCELVEILKNSGMDTNVTAGQGGGGGGKKNRQKERRLMKGFNIAPPGSTGSLAPVAEFSTSLDNYDNQHEILSSTLSTLFTPNFMHRRQHTTTDTVVGVDSPTSPTQGGNVATTSVPPATNKYNKTTLKYNKRIAGHKKRWGTLIEAAKVGNVSKMLGRSKSEDSVCNSLQNSTPVHGQVRVTYAQNSPQHSYGYYAGEPSAAAPTPPYPTPPAATAAAAPTPAPSSAHTHMGVGAHFFHTTTGLTAIAALKRKRKKFSSSKNICPVTESIAATNAAELLNDKTLKRVSSYPAATAEGGVPHKDPAQVLRPRRHEQTQSQHDSVETSTEFTMSIDPSNTSVNSREPLISNSCVSTMGAIG; this is encoded by the exons ATGAATCCCTTGCAGCGGCATAGCATACACGGCATGATGGAGGAGGAGAATACTATAAGGCCGCATCAGGAGATACGACAGCTGACGCTGGAGGAGAAGAAGTTCCTGCTGGCCGTGGAGCGTGGCGATATGGCGGGCACACGGCGAATGCTGCAATGGGCCCAGGACACGGACAACATCAACGTGAACTGCGTGGATCCATTGGGCAGAACGGCTCTGCTGATGGCTATCGATAATGAGAACCTGGAGATGGTGGAGCTGCTTATTAACTACAATGTGGACACCAAGGATGCGCTGTTGCACTCCATTTCCGAAGAGTTTGTCGAGGCTGTCGAGGTGTTGCTCGATCACGAGAATGTCACCTTCCAGACCGAGGGCAATCAC aGCTGGGAGTCCGCTTCGGAGGAAACATCCACTTTTACGCCAGATATCACACCTCTCATCCTGGCCGCCCATCGCGACAACTACGAGATCATCAAGATTCTACTCGATCGTGGCGCCGTCTTGCCCATGCCACATGACGTGCGCTGTGGCTGCGATGAGTGCGTGCAGTCGCGTCAGGAAGATTCGTTGCGACACTCTCGATCTCGGATTAATGCCTATCGTGCGCTGGCGAGTCCCAGTCTCATAGCGCTGTCCTCTAAGGATCCCATACTAACCGCCTTCGAGCTGTCCTGGGAGCTGCGTCGTCTCAGCTTTTTGGAGCATGAATTTAAG AACGAATACCAGGAACTGCGAAAGCAGTGTCAGGACTTTGCCACAGCTCTACTCGATCACACTCGCACCTCGCACGAGCTGGAGATACTGCTGAACCATGATCCCACTGGACCTGTCTACGAGCACGGCGAACGCATGCATCTCAATCGCCTCAAGCTGGCCATAAAACTGCGCCAAAAGAAG TTTGTGGCCCACTCGAATgtgcaacagctgctggcGAGCATTTGGTACGAGGGTTTGCCGGGTTTCAGGCGCAAGAATATGGCATTGCAGGCAGTGGACATCATACGCATTGGCATTTTGTTTCCCATCTTCTCGCTGGCCTACATCCTGGCACCCTACTCCAGCATTGGGCAGACAATGCGCAAACCCTTCATCAAGTTCATTTGCCACAGCGCCTCGTACTTCACATTTCTGTTCCTGCTGATGCTCGCCTCACAGCGCATCGAGAGCTTCATTGGCAGCTGGTTCTGGTCAGACACGAGCACGCTCAACCAGCTCAATAATCCAACGGatgagctgcagctgccgacGAAACGTGGCGCCAAACCAACCTTCATTGAGTGGCTAATACTCGCCTGGGTGAGCGGACTCATCTGGAGTGAGGTGAAGCAGCTGTGGGATGTCGGTTTGCAGGAGTATCTCAATGACATGTGGAACGTGATTGATTTCGTGACCAATTCGTTATATGTGGCAACAGTTGCGCTGCGTGTTGTCTCCTTCTTTCAGGTGACGAACTCTGACAAAGGTCATTCAACTTCGGCAGTTCTGAAATGTCTTTTCTGTAAACAGGTTCAAAAGGAAATGATCTTCAACTCGCAGGCAACTGATTTGCCGCGTGAGCGTTGGGACACCTGGGATCCAATGCTCATATCCGAGGGCCTCTTTAGTGCGGCAAACATTTTCAGTAGCCTCAAGCTGGTGTACATCTTCTCGGTGAACCCACACTTGGGACCACTGCAAGTGTCGCTGTCGCGCATGGTCATGGACATCATGAAGTTCTTTTTCCTCTATGTTCTGGTCCTCTTTGCCTTTGGCAGTGGTCTTAATCAGCTGCTCTG GTACTATGCGGATTTGGAGAAGAAACGCTGTCCGGAGGTCTCGCCCAGCCTGCTGCTGCACATGAATGGCACCAACGATCCCAATGCCTGCATTGTCTGGCGACGTTTCTCTAA CCTTTTTGAGACCACGCAGACCTTGTTTTGGGCCGTCTTTGGCCTCATCGATTTGGACAGCTTTGAGCTGGATGGCATCAAGATCTTTACTCGCTTCTGGGGCATGCTCATGTTTGGCACCTATTCGGTCATCAACATTGTGGTGCTGCTCAATCTGCTGATTGCCATGATGAATCACTCCTATCAGCTCATATCG GAACGCGCTGATGTGGAGTGGAAATTTGCCAGATCGAAGTTGTGGATCAGCTACTTTGAGGAAGGCGGCACCTGTCCACCGCCTTTCAACATAATTCCCACACCCAAGTCCATTTGGTATGCCATCAAATGGATGCGTCGTGTCTTCTGCAGTGGCTCCTCCGCCGCTCGACGCGAGCATCTCAAAACCATACGC CGCAAGGCTCAGCAGGCTAGTGATCGGGACTTCAAGTATCAGCAGATCATGCGCAATCTGGTGAGGCGCTATGTGACCGTGGAGCAGCGCAAGGCAGAGTCTCAGGGTGTTACCGAGGACGATGTGAATGAGATCAAACAGGACATTTCCGCATTCCGCTGCGAGCTAGTCGAGATACTCAAGAACAGCGGCATGGACACCAATGTGACAGCAGGCCAAGGAGGAG GTGGAGGCGGCAAGAAGAATCGCCAGAAGGAGCGTCGTCTGATGAAGGGTTTCAATATTGCGCCACCTGGTTCCACTGGCTCCTTGGCACCTGTGGCTGAGTTCTCCACGTCGCTGGACAACTACGACAATCAGCACGAGATACTCAGTTCCACGTTGTCCACACTTTTCACGCCCAATTTTATGCATCGTCGCCAGCACACGACGACAGACACCGTAGTGGGCGTGGATTCGCCCACTTCGCCTACCCAAGGTGGCAATGTGGCAACGACTTCAGTGCCGCCTGCAACCAACAAGTACAACAAGACCACGCTGAAGTATAACAAGCGCATTGCGGGCCACAAGAAACGTTGGG GCACACTCATTGAGGCCGCCAAGGTGGGCAATGTCAGCAAGATGCTGGGACGCTCCAAGTCCGAGGATTCTGTTTGCAATTCCCTGCAGAACTCGACGCCTGTGCATGGCCAGGTGCGTGTCACCTATGCCCAGAACTCGCCCCAGCACAGCTATGGCTACTACGCTGGCGAACCCTCTGCAGCGGCTCCAACTCCGCCGTATCCAACGcctccagcagcaacagcagcagcagctcctaCTCCGGCGCCAagcagcgcacacacacacatgggcGTGGGAGCGCACTTCTTTCACACGACCACCG GTTTAACGGCCATTGCTGCTTTGAAGCGCAAGCGTAAAAAGTTCTCGTCCAGCAAGAACATTTGTCCGGTTACCGAGTCCATTGCAGCGACCAATGCAGCGGAGCTGCTCAACGACAAG ACGCTCAAGCGCGTCTCCAGCTATCCGGCAGCCACAGCGGAGGGCGGTGTGCCACACAAGGATCCCGCTCAGGTGCTGAGACCGCGACGACACGAGCAGACACAGAGCCAGCACGATTCGGTGGAGACCTCAACGGAGTTCACCATGTCCATTGATCCATCGAACACGTCTGTCAATTCTCGAGAGCCTCTGATTAGCAACAGCTGCGTCTCCACAATGGGCGCCATTGGTTGA
- the LOC133835934 gene encoding transient receptor potential-gamma protein isoform X1 — protein sequence MMEEENTIRPHQEIRQLTLEEKKFLLAVERGDMAGTRRMLQWAQDTDNINVNCVDPLGRTALLMAIDNENLEMVELLINYNVDTKDALLHSISEEFVEAVEVLLDHENVTFQTEGNHSWESASEETSTFTPDITPLILAAHRDNYEIIKILLDRGAVLPMPHDVRCGCDECVQSRQEDSLRHSRSRINAYRALASPSLIALSSKDPILTAFELSWELRRLSFLEHEFKNEYQELRKQCQDFATALLDHTRTSHELEILLNHDPTGPVYEHGERMHLNRLKLAIKLRQKKFVAHSNVQQLLASIWYEGLPGFRRKNMALQAVDIIRIGILFPIFSLAYILAPYSSIGQTMRKPFIKFICHSASYFTFLFLLMLASQRIESFIGSWFWSDTSTLNQLNNPTDELQLPTKRGAKPTFIEWLILAWVSGLIWSEVKQLWDVGLQEYLNDMWNVIDFVTNSLYVATVALRVVSFFQVQKEMIFNSQATDLPRERWDTWDPMLISEGLFSAANIFSSLKLVYIFSVNPHLGPLQVSLSRMVMDIMKFFFLYVLVLFAFGSGLNQLLWYYADLEKKRCPEVSPSLLLHMNGTNDPNACIVWRRFSNLFETTQTLFWAVFGLIDLDSFELDGIKIFTRFWGMLMFGTYSVINIVVLLNLLIAMMNHSYQLISERADVEWKFARSKLWISYFEEGGTCPPPFNIIPTPKSIWYAIKWMRRVFCSGSSAARREHLKTIRRKAQQASDRDFKYQQIMRNLVRRYVTVEQRKAESQGVTEDDVNEIKQDISAFRCELVEILKNSGMDTNVTAGQGGGGGGKKNRQKERRLMKGFNIAPPGSTGSLAPVAEFSTSLDNYDNQHEILSSTLSTLFTPNFMHRRQHTTTDTVVGVDSPTSPTQGGNVATTSVPPATNKYNKTTLKYNKRIAGHKKRWGTLIEAAKVGNVSKMLGRSKSEDSVCNSLQNSTPVHGQVRVTYAQNSPQHSYGYYAGEPSAAAPTPPYPTPPAATAAAAPTPAPSSAHTHMGVGAHFFHTTTGLTAIAALKRKRKKFSSSKNICPVTESIAATNAAELLNDKTLKRVSSYPAATAEGGVPHKDPAQVLRPRRHEQTQSQHDSVETSTEFTMSIDPSNTSVNSREPLISNSCVSTMGAIG from the exons ATGATGGAGGAGGAGAATACTATAAGGCCGCATCAGGAGATACGACAGCTGACGCTGGAGGAGAAGAAGTTCCTGCTGGCCGTGGAGCGTGGCGATATGGCGGGCACACGGCGAATGCTGCAATGGGCCCAGGACACGGACAACATCAACGTGAACTGCGTGGATCCATTGGGCAGAACGGCTCTGCTGATGGCTATCGATAATGAGAACCTGGAGATGGTGGAGCTGCTTATTAACTACAATGTGGACACCAAGGATGCGCTGTTGCACTCCATTTCCGAAGAGTTTGTCGAGGCTGTCGAGGTGTTGCTCGATCACGAGAATGTCACCTTCCAGACCGAGGGCAATCAC aGCTGGGAGTCCGCTTCGGAGGAAACATCCACTTTTACGCCAGATATCACACCTCTCATCCTGGCCGCCCATCGCGACAACTACGAGATCATCAAGATTCTACTCGATCGTGGCGCCGTCTTGCCCATGCCACATGACGTGCGCTGTGGCTGCGATGAGTGCGTGCAGTCGCGTCAGGAAGATTCGTTGCGACACTCTCGATCTCGGATTAATGCCTATCGTGCGCTGGCGAGTCCCAGTCTCATAGCGCTGTCCTCTAAGGATCCCATACTAACCGCCTTCGAGCTGTCCTGGGAGCTGCGTCGTCTCAGCTTTTTGGAGCATGAATTTAAG AACGAATACCAGGAACTGCGAAAGCAGTGTCAGGACTTTGCCACAGCTCTACTCGATCACACTCGCACCTCGCACGAGCTGGAGATACTGCTGAACCATGATCCCACTGGACCTGTCTACGAGCACGGCGAACGCATGCATCTCAATCGCCTCAAGCTGGCCATAAAACTGCGCCAAAAGAAG TTTGTGGCCCACTCGAATgtgcaacagctgctggcGAGCATTTGGTACGAGGGTTTGCCGGGTTTCAGGCGCAAGAATATGGCATTGCAGGCAGTGGACATCATACGCATTGGCATTTTGTTTCCCATCTTCTCGCTGGCCTACATCCTGGCACCCTACTCCAGCATTGGGCAGACAATGCGCAAACCCTTCATCAAGTTCATTTGCCACAGCGCCTCGTACTTCACATTTCTGTTCCTGCTGATGCTCGCCTCACAGCGCATCGAGAGCTTCATTGGCAGCTGGTTCTGGTCAGACACGAGCACGCTCAACCAGCTCAATAATCCAACGGatgagctgcagctgccgacGAAACGTGGCGCCAAACCAACCTTCATTGAGTGGCTAATACTCGCCTGGGTGAGCGGACTCATCTGGAGTGAGGTGAAGCAGCTGTGGGATGTCGGTTTGCAGGAGTATCTCAATGACATGTGGAACGTGATTGATTTCGTGACCAATTCGTTATATGTGGCAACAGTTGCGCTGCGTGTTGTCTCCTTCTTTCAG GTTCAAAAGGAAATGATCTTCAACTCGCAGGCAACTGATTTGCCGCGTGAGCGTTGGGACACCTGGGATCCAATGCTCATATCCGAGGGCCTCTTTAGTGCGGCAAACATTTTCAGTAGCCTCAAGCTGGTGTACATCTTCTCGGTGAACCCACACTTGGGACCACTGCAAGTGTCGCTGTCGCGCATGGTCATGGACATCATGAAGTTCTTTTTCCTCTATGTTCTGGTCCTCTTTGCCTTTGGCAGTGGTCTTAATCAGCTGCTCTG GTACTATGCGGATTTGGAGAAGAAACGCTGTCCGGAGGTCTCGCCCAGCCTGCTGCTGCACATGAATGGCACCAACGATCCCAATGCCTGCATTGTCTGGCGACGTTTCTCTAA CCTTTTTGAGACCACGCAGACCTTGTTTTGGGCCGTCTTTGGCCTCATCGATTTGGACAGCTTTGAGCTGGATGGCATCAAGATCTTTACTCGCTTCTGGGGCATGCTCATGTTTGGCACCTATTCGGTCATCAACATTGTGGTGCTGCTCAATCTGCTGATTGCCATGATGAATCACTCCTATCAGCTCATATCG GAACGCGCTGATGTGGAGTGGAAATTTGCCAGATCGAAGTTGTGGATCAGCTACTTTGAGGAAGGCGGCACCTGTCCACCGCCTTTCAACATAATTCCCACACCCAAGTCCATTTGGTATGCCATCAAATGGATGCGTCGTGTCTTCTGCAGTGGCTCCTCCGCCGCTCGACGCGAGCATCTCAAAACCATACGC CGCAAGGCTCAGCAGGCTAGTGATCGGGACTTCAAGTATCAGCAGATCATGCGCAATCTGGTGAGGCGCTATGTGACCGTGGAGCAGCGCAAGGCAGAGTCTCAGGGTGTTACCGAGGACGATGTGAATGAGATCAAACAGGACATTTCCGCATTCCGCTGCGAGCTAGTCGAGATACTCAAGAACAGCGGCATGGACACCAATGTGACAGCAGGCCAAGGAGGAG GTGGAGGCGGCAAGAAGAATCGCCAGAAGGAGCGTCGTCTGATGAAGGGTTTCAATATTGCGCCACCTGGTTCCACTGGCTCCTTGGCACCTGTGGCTGAGTTCTCCACGTCGCTGGACAACTACGACAATCAGCACGAGATACTCAGTTCCACGTTGTCCACACTTTTCACGCCCAATTTTATGCATCGTCGCCAGCACACGACGACAGACACCGTAGTGGGCGTGGATTCGCCCACTTCGCCTACCCAAGGTGGCAATGTGGCAACGACTTCAGTGCCGCCTGCAACCAACAAGTACAACAAGACCACGCTGAAGTATAACAAGCGCATTGCGGGCCACAAGAAACGTTGGG GCACACTCATTGAGGCCGCCAAGGTGGGCAATGTCAGCAAGATGCTGGGACGCTCCAAGTCCGAGGATTCTGTTTGCAATTCCCTGCAGAACTCGACGCCTGTGCATGGCCAGGTGCGTGTCACCTATGCCCAGAACTCGCCCCAGCACAGCTATGGCTACTACGCTGGCGAACCCTCTGCAGCGGCTCCAACTCCGCCGTATCCAACGcctccagcagcaacagcagcagcagctcctaCTCCGGCGCCAagcagcgcacacacacacatgggcGTGGGAGCGCACTTCTTTCACACGACCACCG GTTTAACGGCCATTGCTGCTTTGAAGCGCAAGCGTAAAAAGTTCTCGTCCAGCAAGAACATTTGTCCGGTTACCGAGTCCATTGCAGCGACCAATGCAGCGGAGCTGCTCAACGACAAG ACGCTCAAGCGCGTCTCCAGCTATCCGGCAGCCACAGCGGAGGGCGGTGTGCCACACAAGGATCCCGCTCAGGTGCTGAGACCGCGACGACACGAGCAGACACAGAGCCAGCACGATTCGGTGGAGACCTCAACGGAGTTCACCATGTCCATTGATCCATCGAACACGTCTGTCAATTCTCGAGAGCCTCTGATTAGCAACAGCTGCGTCTCCACAATGGGCGCCATTGGTTGA
- the LOC133835934 gene encoding transient receptor potential-gamma protein isoform X3 — protein sequence MMEEENTIRPHQEIRQLTLEEKKFLLAVERGDMAGTRRMLQWAQDTDNINVNCVDPLGRTALLMAIDNENLEMVELLINYNVDTKDALLHSISEEFVEAVEVLLDHENVTFQTEGNHSWESASEETSTFTPDITPLILAAHRDNYEIIKILLDRGAVLPMPHDVRCGCDECVQSRQEDSLRHSRSRINAYRALASPSLIALSSKDPILTAFELSWELRRLSFLEHEFKNEYQELRKQCQDFATALLDHTRTSHELEILLNHDPTGPVYEHGERMHLNRLKLAIKLRQKKFVAHSNVQQLLASIWYEGLPGFRRKNMALQAVDIIRIGILFPIFSLAYILAPYSSIGQTMRKPFIKFICHSASYFTFLFLLMLASQRIESFIGSWFWSDTSTLNQLNNPTDELQLPTKRGAKPTFIEWLILAWVSGLIWSEVKQLWDVGLQEYLNDMWNVIDFVTNSLYVATVALRVVSFFQVTNSDKGHSTSAVLKCLFCKQVQKEMIFNSQATDLPRERWDTWDPMLISEGLFSAANIFSSLKLVYIFSVNPHLGPLQVSLSRMVMDIMKFFFLYVLVLFAFGSGLNQLLWYYADLEKKRCPEVSPSLLLHMNGTNDPNACIVWRRFSNLFETTQTLFWAVFGLIDLDSFELDGIKIFTRFWGMLMFGTYSVINIVVLLNLLIAMMNHSYQLISERADVEWKFARSKLWISYFEEGGTCPPPFNIIPTPKSIWYAIKWMRRVFCSGSSAARREHLKTIRRKAQQASDRDFKYQQIMRNLVRRYVTVEQRKAESQGVTEDDVNEIKQDISAFRCELVEILKNSGMDTNVTAGQGGGGGGKKNRQKERRLMKGFNIAPPGSTGSLAPVAEFSTSLDNYDNQHEILSSTLSTLFTPNFMHRRQHTTTDTVVGVDSPTSPTQGGNVATTSVPPATNKYNKTTLKYNKRIAGHKKRWGTLIEAAKVGNVSKMLGRSKSEDSVCNSLQNSTPVHGQVRVTYAQNSPQHSYGYYAGEPSAAAPTPPYPTPPAATAAAAPTPAPSSAHTHMGVGAHFFHTTTGLTAIAALKRKRKKFSSSKNICPVTESIAATNAAELLNDKTLKRVSSYPAATAEGGVPHKDPAQVLRPRRHEQTQSQHDSVETSTEFTMSIDPSNTSVNSREPLISNSCVSTMGAIG from the exons ATGATGGAGGAGGAGAATACTATAAGGCCGCATCAGGAGATACGACAGCTGACGCTGGAGGAGAAGAAGTTCCTGCTGGCCGTGGAGCGTGGCGATATGGCGGGCACACGGCGAATGCTGCAATGGGCCCAGGACACGGACAACATCAACGTGAACTGCGTGGATCCATTGGGCAGAACGGCTCTGCTGATGGCTATCGATAATGAGAACCTGGAGATGGTGGAGCTGCTTATTAACTACAATGTGGACACCAAGGATGCGCTGTTGCACTCCATTTCCGAAGAGTTTGTCGAGGCTGTCGAGGTGTTGCTCGATCACGAGAATGTCACCTTCCAGACCGAGGGCAATCAC aGCTGGGAGTCCGCTTCGGAGGAAACATCCACTTTTACGCCAGATATCACACCTCTCATCCTGGCCGCCCATCGCGACAACTACGAGATCATCAAGATTCTACTCGATCGTGGCGCCGTCTTGCCCATGCCACATGACGTGCGCTGTGGCTGCGATGAGTGCGTGCAGTCGCGTCAGGAAGATTCGTTGCGACACTCTCGATCTCGGATTAATGCCTATCGTGCGCTGGCGAGTCCCAGTCTCATAGCGCTGTCCTCTAAGGATCCCATACTAACCGCCTTCGAGCTGTCCTGGGAGCTGCGTCGTCTCAGCTTTTTGGAGCATGAATTTAAG AACGAATACCAGGAACTGCGAAAGCAGTGTCAGGACTTTGCCACAGCTCTACTCGATCACACTCGCACCTCGCACGAGCTGGAGATACTGCTGAACCATGATCCCACTGGACCTGTCTACGAGCACGGCGAACGCATGCATCTCAATCGCCTCAAGCTGGCCATAAAACTGCGCCAAAAGAAG TTTGTGGCCCACTCGAATgtgcaacagctgctggcGAGCATTTGGTACGAGGGTTTGCCGGGTTTCAGGCGCAAGAATATGGCATTGCAGGCAGTGGACATCATACGCATTGGCATTTTGTTTCCCATCTTCTCGCTGGCCTACATCCTGGCACCCTACTCCAGCATTGGGCAGACAATGCGCAAACCCTTCATCAAGTTCATTTGCCACAGCGCCTCGTACTTCACATTTCTGTTCCTGCTGATGCTCGCCTCACAGCGCATCGAGAGCTTCATTGGCAGCTGGTTCTGGTCAGACACGAGCACGCTCAACCAGCTCAATAATCCAACGGatgagctgcagctgccgacGAAACGTGGCGCCAAACCAACCTTCATTGAGTGGCTAATACTCGCCTGGGTGAGCGGACTCATCTGGAGTGAGGTGAAGCAGCTGTGGGATGTCGGTTTGCAGGAGTATCTCAATGACATGTGGAACGTGATTGATTTCGTGACCAATTCGTTATATGTGGCAACAGTTGCGCTGCGTGTTGTCTCCTTCTTTCAGGTGACGAACTCTGACAAAGGTCATTCAACTTCGGCAGTTCTGAAATGTCTTTTCTGTAAACAGGTTCAAAAGGAAATGATCTTCAACTCGCAGGCAACTGATTTGCCGCGTGAGCGTTGGGACACCTGGGATCCAATGCTCATATCCGAGGGCCTCTTTAGTGCGGCAAACATTTTCAGTAGCCTCAAGCTGGTGTACATCTTCTCGGTGAACCCACACTTGGGACCACTGCAAGTGTCGCTGTCGCGCATGGTCATGGACATCATGAAGTTCTTTTTCCTCTATGTTCTGGTCCTCTTTGCCTTTGGCAGTGGTCTTAATCAGCTGCTCTG GTACTATGCGGATTTGGAGAAGAAACGCTGTCCGGAGGTCTCGCCCAGCCTGCTGCTGCACATGAATGGCACCAACGATCCCAATGCCTGCATTGTCTGGCGACGTTTCTCTAA CCTTTTTGAGACCACGCAGACCTTGTTTTGGGCCGTCTTTGGCCTCATCGATTTGGACAGCTTTGAGCTGGATGGCATCAAGATCTTTACTCGCTTCTGGGGCATGCTCATGTTTGGCACCTATTCGGTCATCAACATTGTGGTGCTGCTCAATCTGCTGATTGCCATGATGAATCACTCCTATCAGCTCATATCG GAACGCGCTGATGTGGAGTGGAAATTTGCCAGATCGAAGTTGTGGATCAGCTACTTTGAGGAAGGCGGCACCTGTCCACCGCCTTTCAACATAATTCCCACACCCAAGTCCATTTGGTATGCCATCAAATGGATGCGTCGTGTCTTCTGCAGTGGCTCCTCCGCCGCTCGACGCGAGCATCTCAAAACCATACGC CGCAAGGCTCAGCAGGCTAGTGATCGGGACTTCAAGTATCAGCAGATCATGCGCAATCTGGTGAGGCGCTATGTGACCGTGGAGCAGCGCAAGGCAGAGTCTCAGGGTGTTACCGAGGACGATGTGAATGAGATCAAACAGGACATTTCCGCATTCCGCTGCGAGCTAGTCGAGATACTCAAGAACAGCGGCATGGACACCAATGTGACAGCAGGCCAAGGAGGAG GTGGAGGCGGCAAGAAGAATCGCCAGAAGGAGCGTCGTCTGATGAAGGGTTTCAATATTGCGCCACCTGGTTCCACTGGCTCCTTGGCACCTGTGGCTGAGTTCTCCACGTCGCTGGACAACTACGACAATCAGCACGAGATACTCAGTTCCACGTTGTCCACACTTTTCACGCCCAATTTTATGCATCGTCGCCAGCACACGACGACAGACACCGTAGTGGGCGTGGATTCGCCCACTTCGCCTACCCAAGGTGGCAATGTGGCAACGACTTCAGTGCCGCCTGCAACCAACAAGTACAACAAGACCACGCTGAAGTATAACAAGCGCATTGCGGGCCACAAGAAACGTTGGG GCACACTCATTGAGGCCGCCAAGGTGGGCAATGTCAGCAAGATGCTGGGACGCTCCAAGTCCGAGGATTCTGTTTGCAATTCCCTGCAGAACTCGACGCCTGTGCATGGCCAGGTGCGTGTCACCTATGCCCAGAACTCGCCCCAGCACAGCTATGGCTACTACGCTGGCGAACCCTCTGCAGCGGCTCCAACTCCGCCGTATCCAACGcctccagcagcaacagcagcagcagctcctaCTCCGGCGCCAagcagcgcacacacacacatgggcGTGGGAGCGCACTTCTTTCACACGACCACCG GTTTAACGGCCATTGCTGCTTTGAAGCGCAAGCGTAAAAAGTTCTCGTCCAGCAAGAACATTTGTCCGGTTACCGAGTCCATTGCAGCGACCAATGCAGCGGAGCTGCTCAACGACAAG ACGCTCAAGCGCGTCTCCAGCTATCCGGCAGCCACAGCGGAGGGCGGTGTGCCACACAAGGATCCCGCTCAGGTGCTGAGACCGCGACGACACGAGCAGACACAGAGCCAGCACGATTCGGTGGAGACCTCAACGGAGTTCACCATGTCCATTGATCCATCGAACACGTCTGTCAATTCTCGAGAGCCTCTGATTAGCAACAGCTGCGTCTCCACAATGGGCGCCATTGGTTGA